One part of the Dyadobacter sp. 676 genome encodes these proteins:
- a CDS encoding DUF4293 domain-containing protein, with the protein MLQRIQTIFLAMVVIGMGIFLAFPIWSKVALTGGQSADLTALRLHHQINEVQSNVQPVYYLVVLAILTAGVAAYAIFQFKNRILQSALCAVNSILMTVTMGLVIYFTFYKTAKLFDPELTGKYDIGFYGLVGAMLANVFANRFIRKDEREVQQSKRFR; encoded by the coding sequence ATGTTACAACGTATTCAAACTATCTTCCTGGCTATGGTTGTCATCGGAATGGGTATTTTCCTCGCCTTCCCGATCTGGTCGAAAGTAGCATTAACGGGAGGACAAAGTGCCGATCTGACGGCCCTGAGGCTTCATCACCAGATCAACGAAGTGCAATCCAATGTTCAGCCGGTATATTATCTTGTAGTGCTCGCCATTCTGACAGCCGGTGTAGCTGCCTATGCTATTTTTCAGTTCAAAAACCGCATTCTGCAGTCGGCACTGTGCGCGGTGAACTCGATATTGATGACCGTGACAATGGGTCTGGTGATCTATTTCACATTTTACAAAACAGCGAAACTTTTCGATCCTGAACTGACGGGCAAATACGATATTGGTTTCTACGGATTAGTAGGCGCTATGCTAGCCAATGTTTTCGCCAACCGCTTTATCCGCAAGGACGAGCGCGAGGTGCAGCAGTCGAAGCGGTTCAGATGA
- a CDS encoding KpsF/GutQ family sugar-phosphate isomerase — MKLIKNIQSIAKEVLRQEAEAVRNLAELIDDEFEKCVYAILHSGGRVVISGVGKSAIVGQKIVATLNSTGTPALFMHAADAIHGDLGMIQDNDVVIVISKSGDTPEIKVLVPLLKRTGVQMIAMVSNKDSYLAKNCILTLHAHAPAEADPLNLAPTTSTSVTMALGDALAICLLEARGFTHDDFARYHPGGSLGKRLYLKVCDIYPHNALPAVNEQATLQEVILEMTSKRLGATAVLNDNGLMAGIITDGDLRRMLKTYGAAGLLDLHAKDIMTQSPITVSPDEYAVNALEVMQSKSITQVVVVEDGKALGFVHLHDLLREGLV, encoded by the coding sequence TTGAAATTAATAAAAAATATTCAGTCAATCGCAAAAGAAGTATTACGTCAGGAGGCGGAAGCAGTACGCAATCTGGCTGAATTGATTGACGATGAATTTGAAAAATGCGTATATGCTATTCTACATTCCGGAGGGCGGGTCGTAATCTCCGGCGTTGGCAAAAGCGCCATTGTGGGACAGAAGATTGTAGCCACACTGAATTCCACCGGAACGCCGGCACTATTCATGCATGCGGCCGACGCCATTCACGGCGACCTGGGCATGATCCAGGATAACGACGTGGTGATTGTAATATCCAAAAGCGGCGATACGCCGGAAATCAAAGTGCTTGTACCGCTGCTCAAACGCACCGGCGTGCAGATGATCGCGATGGTGAGCAATAAGGACTCCTATCTGGCCAAAAACTGCATTCTCACGCTCCATGCGCATGCTCCCGCGGAAGCGGACCCGCTCAACCTCGCGCCTACGACGAGCACTTCCGTAACGATGGCCCTTGGCGACGCCCTCGCCATTTGCCTGCTCGAAGCGCGCGGGTTCACACATGACGATTTCGCTCGCTACCACCCCGGCGGCTCGCTCGGCAAGCGGCTTTACCTCAAAGTATGCGACATTTACCCGCACAACGCATTGCCGGCCGTGAACGAGCAGGCCACATTGCAGGAGGTAATTCTGGAAATGACCTCCAAACGACTTGGCGCAACAGCCGTTCTGAATGATAATGGACTAATGGCGGGTATTATCACCGACGGCGACCTTCGTCGGATGCTGAAAACCTATGGCGCGGCGGGGTTACTCGACCTGCATGCGAAGGACATCATGACCCAATCGCCGATTACGGTGTCTCCCGACGAATATGCGGTGAATGCATTGGAAGTAATGCAATCCAAAAGCATTACGCAGGTAGTGGTCGTGGAAGATGGTAAGGCGCTGGGTTTTGTGCATTTGCACGATCTATTGCGCGAAGGGTTGGTGTAG